The following coding sequences lie in one Streptomyces venezuelae genomic window:
- the mnmA gene encoding tRNA 2-thiouridine(34) synthase MnmA, with translation MTLTETPQTPQRAQRPLRVLAAMSGGVDSAVAAARAAEAGHDVTGVHLALSANPQSFRTGARGCCTIEDSRDARRAADVIGIPFYVWDLAERFREDVVEDFIAEYEAGRTPNPCLRCNEKIKFAALLDKALALGFDAVVTGHYAQVIVREDGTRELHRASDMAKDQSYVLGVLDDRQLAHAMFPLGDTVTTKEEIRAEAERRGLAVAKKPDSHDICFIADGDTQGFLASRLGKAEGDIVDESGSVLGTHEGAYGYTIGQRKGLRIGTPAPDGKPRYVLDISPVNNTVTVGPAAALDVTSLTAIKPRWCGAAPTGPGTYTAQLRAHGGETSVAAEVVEGELRVTFTEPVRGVAPGQAIVLYDGTRVVGSATIATTERATATV, from the coding sequence ATGACTTTGACCGAGACCCCGCAGACCCCGCAGCGTGCCCAGCGCCCCCTCCGTGTCCTGGCCGCCATGTCCGGCGGTGTGGACTCCGCCGTCGCCGCCGCCCGCGCCGCCGAAGCCGGCCACGACGTGACGGGAGTGCACCTCGCGCTCTCGGCGAACCCCCAGTCGTTCCGCACGGGCGCGCGGGGCTGTTGCACCATCGAGGACTCCCGCGACGCCCGCCGCGCCGCCGACGTCATCGGCATCCCGTTCTACGTGTGGGACCTCGCCGAGCGGTTCCGCGAGGACGTGGTGGAGGACTTCATCGCGGAGTACGAGGCCGGGCGCACCCCGAACCCGTGCCTGCGGTGCAACGAGAAGATCAAGTTCGCCGCGCTCCTCGACAAGGCGCTCGCCCTCGGCTTCGACGCGGTCGTGACGGGCCACTACGCGCAAGTGATCGTCCGCGAGGACGGCACCCGCGAGCTGCACCGCGCCTCCGACATGGCCAAGGACCAGAGCTACGTCCTCGGGGTCCTGGACGACCGCCAGCTCGCCCACGCGATGTTCCCTCTCGGCGACACGGTCACCACCAAGGAGGAGATCCGCGCGGAGGCGGAGCGCCGGGGTCTGGCCGTCGCCAAAAAGCCGGACAGCCACGACATCTGCTTCATCGCCGACGGCGACACGCAGGGCTTCCTGGCCTCCCGCCTGGGCAAGGCGGAGGGCGACATCGTGGACGAGTCCGGCTCGGTCCTGGGCACACACGAGGGCGCCTACGGCTACACGATCGGCCAGCGCAAGGGCCTCCGCATCGGCACCCCCGCCCCCGACGGCAAGCCGCGCTACGTCCTGGACATCTCGCCGGTGAACAACACGGTGACGGTCGGCCCGGCGGCAGCCCTGGACGTCACGTCCCTGACGGCCATCAAGCCCCGCTGGTGCGGCGCCGCTCCCACCGGTCCCGGCACGTACACGGCGCAGCTCCGGGCCCACGGCGGGGAGACGTCCGTCGCGGCGGAGGTGGTCGAGGGGGAGCTGCGAGTCACCTTCACCGAGCCCGTCCGCGGCGTCGCCCCCGGCCAGGCGATCGTGCTGTACGACGGCACGCGCGTGGTGGGCTCGGCGACGATCGCTACTACGGAGCGGGCGACGGCGACGGTCTAG
- a CDS encoding N-acetylmuramoyl-L-alanine amidase, with amino-acid sequence MGEPQQGGQGHRGINRRTLLIGGAAAAAGTVVLARDELGRLWWRMPGVVKKRKEGEVDAPGVQWIAASDYNWRRADRPDDYEIDRVVIHVVQGGYQTALRVFKDPGHGAAAHYVVRKDGHIAQMIRELDVAFHAGNKSWNERSIGIEHEGFVDKASSFTGPMYAASARLTAGICRRYDIPVDREHIVGHVEVPGTDHTDPGPYWDWDRYLRLVREERDKPAPKSTADPTKKA; translated from the coding sequence ATGGGGGAACCTCAGCAGGGCGGGCAGGGGCACCGGGGGATCAACCGGCGCACCTTGCTGATCGGCGGCGCGGCCGCGGCCGCCGGAACCGTCGTGCTCGCGCGGGACGAGCTCGGCAGGCTGTGGTGGCGGATGCCCGGTGTGGTCAAGAAGCGGAAAGAGGGCGAGGTCGACGCTCCCGGTGTGCAGTGGATCGCCGCGTCCGATTACAACTGGCGCCGCGCGGACCGTCCCGACGACTACGAGATCGACCGCGTCGTCATCCACGTCGTCCAGGGCGGGTACCAGACGGCGCTGCGCGTCTTCAAGGACCCGGGCCACGGCGCCGCCGCGCACTACGTGGTGCGCAAGGACGGTCACATAGCCCAGATGATCCGCGAGCTGGACGTGGCGTTCCACGCGGGCAACAAGAGCTGGAACGAACGCAGCATCGGCATCGAGCACGAAGGCTTCGTCGACAAGGCGTCCTCGTTCACCGGTCCGATGTACGCGGCGTCCGCTCGGCTCACCGCCGGGATCTGCCGGCGGTACGACATCCCCGTGGACCGGGAGCACATCGTCGGCCACGTGGAGGTGCCGGGCACGGACCACACGGACCCGGGGCCCTACTGGGACTGGGACCGGTATCTGCGTCTGGTGCGGGAGGAGCGGGACAAACCGGCACCCAAGAGCACCGCCGACCCCACGAAAAAGGCCTAG
- a CDS encoding TIGR00730 family Rossman fold protein encodes MNICVFLSAADLDDRYTRPAREFAELLGKGGHTLVWGGSESGLMKVVADGVHAAGGRLVGVSVDFLAAKARQVVEPHEMVIARDLAERKALLLEKADAIVIMVGGTGTLDEATEILELKKHGKHAKPVVLLNSAGFYDGLKEQFQRMEDEGFLPLPLTDLVFFAEEPVGALAYLEESAGTR; translated from the coding sequence ATGAACATCTGCGTCTTCCTCTCCGCCGCCGACCTCGACGACCGCTACACCCGCCCGGCCCGCGAGTTCGCGGAACTGCTCGGCAAGGGCGGCCACACGCTGGTCTGGGGCGGCTCCGAGAGCGGCCTGATGAAGGTCGTGGCGGACGGCGTGCACGCGGCGGGAGGGCGGCTCGTGGGCGTCTCCGTGGACTTCCTCGCCGCCAAGGCCCGGCAGGTCGTGGAGCCCCACGAGATGGTCATCGCGCGCGACCTCGCCGAGCGCAAGGCGCTGCTCCTGGAGAAGGCCGACGCGATCGTGATCATGGTGGGCGGCACCGGCACGCTCGACGAGGCCACCGAGATCCTGGAGCTCAAGAAGCACGGGAAGCACGCCAAGCCGGTGGTGCTGCTCAACTCGGCGGGGTTCTACGACGGCCTCAAGGAGCAGTTCCAGCGCATGGAGGACGAGGGTTTCCTGCCCCTCCCGCTCACCGACCTGGTCTTCTTCGCCGAGGAGCCCGTCGGCGCGCTCGCCTACCTGGAGGAGTCCGCGGGCACCCGGTGA
- a CDS encoding NADP-dependent oxidoreductase, with product MRAVSPRAWGAPENLVPVEVDRPEPGLTEILVRVHAAGVNPVDWKTRAEGAFGTWGDTPILGYDVSGVVEEVGPGVTLYQPGDAVFGMPRFPEQTGGYAEFVAAPARRFAPKPASLSHVEAAALPLAALTAWQGLIETAGLRAGQRVLIHAAAGGVGHLAVQIAKAHGANVIGTARADKHDFLRSLGADELIDYTVTDFSEAVRDVDVVLDGVGGAYGDRSLPVLRRGGHLVTLPDPGGLPDPQRAAELGVHAGWTIVEPDRLGLLEIARLVDEGKLRVEVDTVLPLEEAAKAHAYGEQGRTQGKIVLKVA from the coding sequence ATGCGTGCCGTCAGCCCCCGCGCCTGGGGCGCCCCCGAGAACCTCGTTCCGGTGGAGGTGGACCGCCCCGAGCCCGGACTGACCGAGATCCTGGTCCGCGTCCACGCGGCGGGCGTCAACCCCGTCGACTGGAAGACCCGCGCGGAGGGCGCGTTCGGCACCTGGGGCGACACCCCGATCCTCGGCTACGACGTCTCGGGCGTCGTCGAGGAGGTAGGCCCCGGAGTAACCCTGTACCAGCCCGGCGACGCCGTGTTCGGCATGCCCCGTTTCCCCGAACAGACGGGCGGCTACGCGGAGTTCGTCGCGGCCCCCGCCCGCCGCTTCGCACCCAAGCCGGCAAGCCTCTCCCACGTGGAGGCCGCCGCGCTCCCCCTCGCCGCGCTCACCGCCTGGCAGGGCCTGATCGAGACGGCGGGGCTCCGCGCCGGGCAGCGCGTGCTGATCCACGCGGCCGCCGGCGGCGTCGGCCACCTCGCCGTGCAGATCGCCAAGGCGCACGGCGCGAACGTCATCGGCACCGCGCGCGCGGACAAGCACGACTTCCTGCGCTCGCTCGGCGCGGACGAGCTGATCGACTACACGGTGACGGACTTCTCCGAAGCGGTGCGCGACGTGGACGTGGTCCTGGACGGTGTGGGCGGCGCCTACGGAGACCGCTCCCTGCCCGTCCTGCGGCGCGGCGGCCACCTGGTGACGCTGCCCGACCCGGGCGGCCTGCCGGATCCTCAGCGGGCGGCGGAGCTCGGCGTGCACGCCGGGTGGACGATCGTCGAGCCCGACCGCCTGGGCCTCCTGGAGATCGCCCGCCTCGTCGACGAGGGCAAACTCCGCGTCGAGGTGGACACGGTGCTGCCCCTGGAGGAGGCCGCCAAGGCGCACGCGTACGGCGAACAGGGCCGCACGCAGGGCAAGATCGTGTTGAAGGTCGCGTGA
- a CDS encoding methionine synthase, with product MSDAFTWGPATGIGSMPGGDAREAAKTVTGSFEGPEQGMPYLAELPARGPGADMIGRTAGLLVDLYARVEPSGWRVGDRPGRDTRRARAWLGEDLDALEEFTQGYEGPLKVQAVGPWTLAAALELRNGEAALSDPGACRDLAGSLAEGLREHLADVRRRVPGAQVVLQLDEPSLIAVLRGQVKTASGYRTHRAVDRQLVESTLRDVLAVRGDGGDGATVVHSCAPDVPFALLRRAGADAVSFDFDLLTERDDETIGEAVEGGTRLFAGVVPGVDGRLSDPAGSVMGVRTLWRRLGLNPGSLAESVVVTPSCGLAGASPAYARAALAHCARAARSLADNPE from the coding sequence ATGAGCGACGCGTTCACCTGGGGCCCGGCCACCGGCATCGGGTCCATGCCCGGCGGGGATGCCCGCGAGGCCGCCAAGACCGTCACCGGCAGCTTCGAGGGGCCCGAGCAGGGCATGCCCTACCTCGCCGAGCTGCCCGCCCGCGGCCCCGGCGCCGACATGATCGGCCGCACCGCCGGGCTCCTCGTCGACCTGTACGCGCGCGTGGAGCCCAGCGGCTGGCGCGTCGGCGACCGCCCGGGACGCGACACCCGCCGCGCCAGGGCGTGGCTCGGCGAGGACCTCGACGCCCTGGAGGAGTTCACCCAGGGGTACGAGGGCCCGCTGAAGGTCCAGGCCGTCGGCCCCTGGACCCTCGCCGCCGCCCTGGAGCTCAGGAACGGCGAGGCCGCGCTCTCCGACCCCGGCGCCTGCCGCGACCTCGCGGGATCCCTCGCCGAAGGCCTGCGCGAGCACCTCGCGGATGTCCGCCGCAGGGTGCCCGGCGCCCAGGTCGTCCTGCAGCTCGACGAACCCTCGCTGATCGCCGTGCTGCGCGGGCAGGTCAAGACCGCGAGCGGGTACCGCACCCACCGCGCCGTGGACCGGCAGCTCGTCGAGAGCACGCTGCGGGACGTTCTCGCCGTCCGGGGTGACGGCGGCGACGGCGCCACGGTCGTGCACTCCTGCGCGCCCGACGTACCGTTCGCGCTCCTGCGCCGCGCCGGGGCCGACGCGGTCTCCTTCGACTTCGACCTGCTCACCGAGCGTGACGACGAGACGATCGGTGAGGCGGTCGAGGGCGGTACGCGGCTCTTCGCCGGTGTCGTGCCGGGCGTGGACGGCCGATTGTCAGACCCTGCCGGTAGCGTCATGGGTGTCAGGACGTTGTGGCGCAGGCTGGGGCTGAATCCGGGATCACTCGCGGAGTCGGTCGTGGTCACTCCGTCGTGCGGGCTCGCGGGCGCATCACCCGCGTACGCGCGCGCGGCGCTCGCCCACTGCGCCAGAGCGGCGAGATCGCTCGCAGACAACCCTGAGTAA
- a CDS encoding GlxA family transcriptional regulator: MNLSGLGDRDGAHRVVVIALDGAYAFELGIPSRVFGNALNDRGEALYDVVVCTVDGRPVRTDSGFTVAAEHGPEALDTADTVVITPTRSFDRGMAGEELPEPVAAALRRIRPGTRIVSFCNASYVLAAVGLLDGRPATTHWHVARDFQRSFPRIKVDADVLFVDDGDVLTAAGVAAGIDLCLHVVRRDHGAAVANHVARVCVVPPWRDGGQAQYIERPVPEPTLATTAATRAWALERLHEPLPLGELAAHARMSLRTFTRRFQEEVGMPPGRWLTAQRIELARQLLESSDLPVDVVAHRSGFGTGNSLRQHMRAVLGVSPVAYRRTFTAAS, translated from the coding sequence ATGAACCTCAGTGGCCTCGGCGACCGCGACGGCGCGCACCGCGTGGTCGTCATCGCGCTGGACGGCGCGTACGCCTTCGAGCTCGGCATCCCCTCCCGCGTCTTCGGCAACGCGCTGAACGACCGCGGAGAGGCGCTCTACGACGTCGTCGTCTGCACGGTGGACGGACGCCCCGTGCGCACGGACTCCGGGTTCACGGTCGCGGCCGAGCACGGGCCCGAGGCCCTCGACACCGCGGACACCGTGGTGATCACGCCGACCCGCAGCTTCGACCGGGGCATGGCGGGCGAGGAACTGCCCGAGCCGGTCGCCGCGGCCCTGCGAAGGATCAGGCCCGGCACCCGCATCGTGTCCTTCTGCAACGCCTCGTACGTCCTCGCGGCCGTCGGTCTCCTCGACGGGCGCCCCGCGACGACGCACTGGCACGTCGCCCGCGACTTCCAGCGGTCCTTCCCCAGGATCAAGGTCGACGCGGACGTGCTCTTCGTGGACGACGGCGACGTGCTGACCGCTGCGGGCGTCGCCGCCGGCATCGACCTCTGCCTGCACGTCGTGCGGCGGGACCACGGCGCCGCCGTCGCCAACCACGTCGCGCGCGTGTGCGTCGTGCCGCCCTGGCGCGACGGCGGCCAGGCCCAGTACATCGAGCGGCCCGTCCCCGAGCCCACGCTCGCCACGACGGCCGCCACGCGCGCGTGGGCACTCGAACGGCTCCATGAGCCGCTGCCCCTCGGCGAACTGGCCGCCCACGCGCGCATGAGCCTGCGCACCTTCACCCGCCGCTTCCAGGAAGAGGTCGGCATGCCGCCCGGCCGGTGGCTCACCGCCCAGCGCATCGAACTCGCCCGCCAGCTCCTGGAGTCCAGCGACCTGCCGGTGGACGTGGTCGCCCACCGGTCCGGCTTCGGCACCGGCAACTCGCTGCGCCAGCACATGCGGGCCGTGCTCGGCGTCTCGCCGGTCGCCTACCGGCGGACGTTCACTGCTGCGTCGTGA
- a CDS encoding SDR family oxidoreductase, whose protein sequence is MAGMATHVITGAGSGIGAAVARRLHTRGDDLVLHARDAGRAKELAAEFPGASTLVGDLSDPDKLSWAFGHQSLPSRVDSLLHIAGVVDLGPVGELTPKAWRHQLNVNLIAPAELTRHFLPQLRAAQGHVVFVNSGSGLRAGPEWSAYAASKHGLKALADSLRQEEHDNGVRVTSVYPGRTASAMQVKVHQQEGKEYDASRWIDPESVATTIIMALDLPRDAEVNDLTVRPGR, encoded by the coding sequence ATGGCGGGTATGGCAACACATGTGATCACCGGGGCCGGCTCCGGCATCGGCGCGGCCGTGGCCCGCCGCCTCCACACCCGCGGCGACGACCTCGTCCTGCACGCGCGGGACGCGGGCCGCGCCAAAGAGCTCGCCGCCGAGTTCCCCGGCGCGAGCACCCTCGTCGGAGACCTCTCCGACCCCGACAAGCTGTCCTGGGCGTTCGGGCACCAGTCGCTGCCCTCGCGCGTGGACTCCCTGCTGCACATCGCGGGCGTCGTCGACCTCGGCCCGGTCGGCGAGCTCACCCCCAAGGCCTGGCGCCACCAGCTCAACGTCAACCTCATCGCCCCCGCCGAGCTGACCCGCCACTTCCTGCCCCAACTCCGGGCCGCCCAGGGGCACGTGGTCTTCGTCAACTCGGGCTCCGGGCTGCGGGCCGGCCCGGAGTGGTCCGCCTACGCGGCCTCCAAGCACGGCCTGAAGGCCCTCGCCGACTCCCTCCGCCAGGAGGAGCACGACAACGGCGTCCGGGTCACCTCGGTCTACCCCGGCCGCACGGCGAGCGCCATGCAGGTCAAGGTCCACCAGCAGGAGGGCAAGGAGTACGACGCGTCCCGCTGGATCGACCCCGAGTCGGTCGCCACGACGATCATCATGGCCCTGGACCTGCCGCGCGACGCGGAGGTCAACGACCTGACGGTGCGGCCGGGACGATGA
- a CDS encoding DUF427 domain-containing protein: MTNGHRITVEQGTDHVRVVHDGQVVAESSRPVLLRETGYPVRHYLPPEDVRTDLLTPSKTTTYCPFKGTASYWSLPGAADTVWAYPEPKDAVAGIKDHFCFYEAEVTEA, encoded by the coding sequence ATGACCAACGGGCACCGGATCACCGTCGAGCAGGGCACGGACCACGTGCGCGTGGTGCACGACGGGCAGGTCGTGGCGGAGAGCAGCCGCCCCGTGCTGCTGCGCGAGACGGGCTACCCCGTCCGGCACTACCTCCCGCCGGAGGACGTCCGCACGGACCTGCTGACCCCGTCGAAGACCACCACGTACTGCCCCTTCAAGGGCACGGCCTCCTACTGGTCGCTGCCGGGGGCGGCGGACACGGTGTGGGCGTATCCGGAGCCGAAGGACGCGGTGGCCGGGATCAAGGACCACTTCTGCTTCTACGAAGCAGAAGTCACGGAAGCGTAG
- a CDS encoding DUF4190 domain-containing protein encodes MAVASFILGLVGLLVLNLVLGPIAIVLASVALWRGTARRGRALLGLGLGVADLVVLAALVSVDNTVSWGLAG; translated from the coding sequence ATGGCCGTCGCCTCCTTCATCCTCGGCCTGGTCGGACTGCTCGTCCTGAACCTCGTCCTCGGCCCCATCGCGATCGTCCTCGCGAGCGTCGCCCTGTGGCGCGGTACCGCCCGCAGGGGCCGTGCGCTGCTCGGACTCGGCCTCGGCGTGGCCGACCTCGTCGTGCTCGCCGCGCTCGTCTCGGTGGACAACACCGTGTCCTGGGGTCTCGCAGGCTGA
- the ligA gene encoding NAD-dependent DNA ligase LigA, giving the protein MAVEQQGSVPAEARDQHAQLAEQIEEHRFRYYVKDQPVVSDAEFDKLLRSLEALEDEHPELRTPDSPTQKVSGSYETEFTAVEHRERMLSLDNAFDDAELAAWADRVAKEAGTPDFHLLCELKVDGLAVNLTYEDGKLTRAATRGDGRTGEDITPNVRTIADIPQRLAGDRVPALVEIRGEVFFPMEKFEELNARLVEAGDKPFANPRNAAAGSLRQKDPRVTATRPLHMVVHGIGAREGFDIDCLSHAYELLHEWGLPTAKHNKVVEGLEGVRDFITYFGENRHSVEHEIDGVVVKLDEIPLQGRLGSTSRAPRWAIAWKYAPEEVNTKLINIRVGVGRTGRVTPYAQVEPVTVAGSEVEFATLHNQDVVKKKGVLIGDTVVIRKAGDVIPEILGPVVDLRDGTEREFVMPAECPECGTALRPMKEGDIDLRCPNAQSCPAQLRERLFYLAGRKSLDIENFGYVAAAALTRPLEPAEPPILDEGDIFDLKVDELLPIKSYVLDQDSGLPKRDPKTGEEKVVTFFANQKGEAKKNTLAMLENIAAAKERPLARVLTGLSIRHVGPVAAEALAREFRSIDRIDQATEEELAAVEGVGSTIAASLKQWFAEDWHREILRKWREAGVRMEEEASGEDEGPRPLAGLTVVVTGTLEHHTRDGAKEALQSRGAKVTGSVSKKTSFVVVGDNPGSKYDKAMQVKVPVLNEEGFAVLLEQGPDAAREVALPTEE; this is encoded by the coding sequence GTGGCTGTCGAACAGCAAGGCTCTGTGCCCGCCGAGGCACGGGATCAGCACGCCCAGCTGGCCGAGCAGATCGAGGAGCACCGCTTCCGGTATTACGTGAAGGACCAGCCGGTCGTCAGCGATGCCGAGTTCGACAAGCTCCTGCGCTCCCTCGAAGCACTGGAGGACGAGCACCCCGAGCTCCGGACCCCCGACTCGCCGACCCAGAAGGTCTCGGGTTCGTACGAGACGGAGTTCACCGCCGTCGAGCACCGCGAGCGCATGCTGTCCCTGGACAACGCGTTCGACGACGCCGAGCTCGCCGCCTGGGCCGACCGCGTCGCCAAGGAGGCCGGCACCCCGGACTTCCACCTCCTCTGCGAGCTGAAGGTGGACGGCCTCGCGGTCAACCTCACGTACGAGGACGGGAAGCTGACCCGCGCCGCGACCAGGGGCGACGGCCGCACCGGCGAGGACATCACGCCGAACGTCCGCACGATCGCGGACATCCCGCAGCGCCTCGCGGGCGACCGCGTCCCCGCCCTCGTCGAGATCCGCGGCGAGGTCTTCTTCCCCATGGAGAAGTTCGAGGAGCTCAACGCCCGCCTCGTCGAGGCGGGCGACAAGCCCTTCGCCAACCCCCGCAACGCGGCGGCCGGTTCACTGCGCCAGAAGGACCCGCGCGTCACCGCGACCCGGCCGCTGCACATGGTGGTGCACGGCATCGGTGCCCGCGAGGGCTTCGACATCGACTGCCTCAGCCACGCCTATGAGCTGCTGCACGAGTGGGGCCTGCCCACCGCCAAGCACAACAAGGTCGTCGAGGGCCTGGAGGGCGTCCGGGACTTCATCACGTACTTCGGGGAGAACCGCCACTCCGTGGAGCACGAGATCGACGGAGTCGTCGTCAAGCTCGACGAGATCCCGTTGCAGGGCCGCCTCGGCTCCACCTCGCGCGCCCCGCGCTGGGCCATCGCCTGGAAGTACGCGCCCGAGGAGGTCAACACCAAACTCATCAACATCCGCGTCGGCGTCGGCCGCACCGGCCGCGTCACGCCGTACGCGCAGGTGGAACCCGTCACCGTCGCGGGATCCGAGGTCGAGTTCGCCACCCTCCACAACCAGGACGTGGTGAAGAAGAAGGGCGTCCTCATCGGGGACACCGTCGTCATCCGCAAGGCCGGAGACGTCATCCCGGAGATCCTCGGCCCCGTCGTCGACCTGCGGGACGGCACCGAGCGGGAGTTCGTGATGCCCGCCGAGTGCCCCGAGTGCGGCACGGCTCTGCGCCCCATGAAGGAGGGCGACATCGACCTCCGCTGCCCCAACGCCCAGTCCTGCCCCGCCCAGTTGCGTGAACGTCTCTTCTACCTCGCGGGCCGCAAGTCCCTGGACATCGAGAACTTCGGGTACGTCGCCGCGGCCGCCCTCACCAGGCCGCTGGAGCCCGCCGAACCGCCGATCCTCGACGAGGGCGACATCTTCGACCTCAAGGTCGACGAGCTCCTGCCCATCAAGTCCTACGTACTGGACCAGGACTCCGGACTTCCCAAGCGCGACCCCAAGACCGGCGAGGAGAAGGTCGTCACCTTCTTCGCCAACCAGAAGGGCGAGGCGAAGAAGAACACCCTGGCCATGCTGGAGAACATCGCGGCGGCCAAGGAGCGCCCCCTCGCCCGCGTCCTCACGGGCCTCTCGATCCGGCACGTCGGCCCGGTGGCCGCCGAGGCACTGGCCCGCGAGTTCCGTTCCATCGACCGCATCGATCAGGCCACCGAGGAGGAGCTGGCCGCGGTGGAGGGCGTCGGCTCGACCATCGCCGCCTCCCTCAAACAGTGGTTCGCCGAGGACTGGCACCGGGAGATCCTGCGCAAGTGGCGGGAGGCCGGCGTGCGCATGGAGGAGGAGGCGAGCGGCGAGGACGAGGGACCGCGGCCGCTCGCGGGCCTCACGGTCGTCGTCACCGGAACGCTCGAACACCACACCCGGGATGGCGCAAAAGAAGCGCTGCAGAGCCGCGGAG
- a CDS encoding TetR family transcriptional regulator codes for MSHTLGVRQAQKQKTRQAILDAALQLLEEQSLSSLGLREVTRAVGVAPTAFYRHFRDTADLGVTLVEETLGSLHTTLTAMLASEKGDSEQRIAGTVELIAGYVRAHPAHVRFIARERHGGVRAVRDAIGAQLALFAEEVADQFAHEPPTSRWPEDDLLMLAGMYVDHMVMTASAFLDAGPGSAEEARVADVARRQLRLVGLGRDHWTDEHQA; via the coding sequence ATGAGTCACACCCTCGGCGTCCGGCAGGCCCAGAAGCAGAAGACCCGGCAGGCAATCCTCGACGCAGCCCTTCAACTGCTTGAGGAGCAGAGCCTCAGCAGCCTGGGCCTGCGCGAGGTCACCCGCGCCGTGGGCGTCGCCCCCACCGCCTTCTACCGGCACTTCCGCGACACCGCCGACCTGGGCGTGACCCTGGTCGAGGAGACCCTCGGCAGCCTGCACACGACGCTCACCGCGATGCTCGCGTCGGAGAAGGGCGACAGCGAGCAGCGCATCGCGGGCACGGTCGAGTTGATAGCCGGATACGTCCGCGCCCACCCCGCGCACGTCCGCTTCATCGCCCGCGAGCGGCACGGGGGCGTGCGGGCGGTGCGGGACGCGATCGGCGCCCAGCTCGCCCTGTTCGCCGAGGAGGTGGCGGACCAGTTCGCCCACGAGCCGCCGACGTCGCGGTGGCCCGAGGACGATCTGCTGATGCTGGCGGGCATGTACGTCGACCACATGGTCATGACCGCGTCCGCCTTCCTCGACGCGGGCCCCGGCTCGGCGGAGGAGGCACGGGTGGCGGACGTGGCCCGCAGACAGCTGCGCCTGGTGGGCCTGGGCCGCGACCACTGGACGGACGAGCATCAGGCTTAG
- a CDS encoding cysteine desulfurase family protein encodes MAYLDHAATTPMLPEAIAAMTAQIAVTGNASSLHAAGRRARRTVEEARETLAESLGARPSETVFTSGGTEADNLAVKGLYWARRDAEPARTRILASPVEHHAVLDAVHWLGEHEGATVEYLPVDTHGRVHPEALREAIARNPDDVALATVMWANNEIGTIQPIRELADVAQEFGVPLHADAVQAYGQIPVDFAASGLAAMTVSSHKIGGPYGIGALLLGREYSPVPVLHGGGQERHVRSGTLDVPAIAAFAVAGEHAAAHRERFAAEIGALRDDLVTAVRAAVPEAILGGDPYPEGRLPANAHFTFPGCEGDSLLLLLDAQGIECSTGSACTAGIAQPSHVLLATGTDPDLARGTLRFSLGHTSTKADVDAVAAAIGPAVDRARTAGLS; translated from the coding sequence ATGGCCTACCTCGACCACGCAGCGACCACTCCGATGCTCCCGGAGGCGATCGCGGCGATGACCGCGCAGATCGCCGTCACCGGCAACGCCTCCTCGCTGCACGCGGCGGGACGGCGGGCGCGACGCACCGTCGAGGAGGCCCGCGAGACACTCGCCGAGTCGCTCGGCGCCCGACCCAGCGAAACCGTCTTCACCTCCGGCGGCACCGAGGCGGACAACCTCGCCGTCAAGGGGCTCTACTGGGCGCGGCGCGACGCCGAACCGGCCCGCACCCGGATCCTCGCGAGCCCCGTCGAGCACCACGCCGTCCTCGACGCCGTGCACTGGCTCGGCGAGCACGAGGGCGCCACCGTCGAGTACCTCCCCGTCGACACGCACGGCCGCGTGCACCCCGAGGCGCTGCGCGAAGCCATCGCCCGCAACCCCGACGACGTCGCCCTGGCCACCGTCATGTGGGCCAACAACGAGATCGGCACGATCCAGCCGATCCGTGAACTGGCCGACGTCGCCCAGGAGTTCGGCGTCCCGCTGCACGCCGACGCCGTCCAGGCCTACGGTCAGATCCCCGTCGACTTCGCCGCCTCCGGGCTCGCCGCCATGACCGTTTCCAGCCACAAGATCGGCGGGCCCTACGGCATCGGCGCGCTGCTCCTCGGCCGTGAGTACAGCCCCGTGCCCGTGCTGCACGGCGGGGGCCAGGAGCGGCACGTGCGCTCCGGGACGCTGGACGTGCCCGCCATCGCGGCGTTCGCCGTCGCGGGGGAGCACGCCGCGGCCCACCGCGAGCGGTTCGCCGCCGAGATCGGCGCGCTCCGCGACGATCTCGTGACCGCCGTCCGTGCGGCGGTCCCCGAGGCGATCCTCGGCGGCGACCCGTACCCGGAGGGGAGGTTGCCCGCCAACGCGCACTTCACGTTCCCGGGCTGCGAGGGCGACTCCCTCCTCCTGCTCCTCGACGCACAGGGCATCGAGTGCTCCACCGGCTCCGCGTGCACGGCGGGCATCGCCCAGCCCAGCCACGTCCTGCTCGCCACCGGCACCGACCCCGATCTGGCCCGTGGCACGCTGCGCTTCTCGCTCGGCCATACGTCGACGAAGGCGGACGTGGACGCGGTGGCGGCGGCGATCGGCCCGGCGGTGGACCGGGCGCGGACGGCGGGTCTGAGCTAG